The genome window CATTGCTAGGATTATGGCTATCAGCGAAGTGTATGAGATGGTTGATTGGACGTCACGGACACGTATTAAAAATTAAAAAAATCAGTGATATAGGTTCTTACCCGTTGTTTTTACTTATAACATCCGTTTTATTATTTGCTTCAAACCCTCTGTCAAATTATATTTCGAGGTATCAGGAAATGAGAGCCGATCAATATGCAATTTCACTAACAGGTGAACGAGAGTCAGCCGTTACGGCATTCCAGAAGCTAACGATATCTGGGCTAAGTGAAGTAAATCCACAGTTACTTGTAAAGTGGTTCCGTTATACACATCCGCCAATGCTTGAACGTATTTATAAGGTGGCGGAGAATGTAGATGAGAAAAAAGAGGAGCCATTAAAAGAAGTGCCATTAAAGGAAGAGCAGAAAAAAGAACAGCAGAAGAAATAGCAGTAGTGCAGTAAGGTTTTGTGAACGAATAAGTTGGGTATTCTAAAAGAAAGTATCAAAACTCGTTCGTTTTAATGATAGGGGAATTGTTATGCTTAATATTGTCGTTATTACACTTTCATCGATATTAGTCGCCTTTGCCTACAATTTTTTGTTAATTCCACATGAGATTTTAAGTGGGGGATTAAGTGGGATTGCCATCATGCTTGGTATTATCACGCCCTTGAATACAGGGGTTTTAAATTTACTATTGAATTTGCCATTACTTATTATAGGAGTCTTGAAGCTAGGGAAGCGGTTCATTGGATATACTATACTTTCAGTCGTTGTCTTGTCAGTAAGCTTGTACATTATTCCTATTTATAAAGCTACACAAGAACCGATCCTTGCCTCTTTATTTGGCGGAGTTATTGTGGGCTTAGGCACGGGTATAATTTTTCGTGCATCGGGTTCCTCTGGAGGTTTTGATATTTTAGCGATGCTGTTAAGTCGCAAACGGGATTTTCCCCTTGGTACATTAATCTCAGCGATGAATGGGATTGTTGTAGCTATCTCCGGATTCGTTTTTAGTTGGGATGCGGCATTACTTACGCTCGTATCGATTTATGCTACAGGGAAGGTTGTCGACACCATTCATACGAGTCATATTAAGTTGACGCTGATGATTATTACAAGTAAGGGCGATGAAGTAAAGCAGCAGCTGCTGGAAAAGCTTCATCGAGGTGTGACGATTATCGACGCGAAGGGTGCTTACTCAGGTGAGGGGCGTAAAGTTTTAATCACTGTCATTACACGCTATCAGCTTGCTGAAGTTAAAGGTACGATAAAGGAAACGGATGCAAAAGCTTTTGTCAATATATTACAAACTACTGAGGTTATCGGCGTGTTTGATAGAAGTTTAAAGTAAGGTATTTAATAACCAGAAGCGAAAACATCATGTCCTGTGATAAAGCTTTGTGGCCAGTATCGATTTGCCTCAAGCGGCGAATGTACATCGGAGACAGCAATCAATCTAAAAATAAATAGTTATTCCCTCTACACACGTTATTGATTATAATAAATATAATCGAACGTGTGTTTTTAAATTTTTGGAGGAAAAGGGGTTAAATAATGAACAAAGAAACAATTCATGCATATTGTCTAAAGCTTCGTGGTACAACGTATGATCACAAAGAAGAGTGGGGAGCGGATCGCTATCATATTGGGGGTAAAATGTTTGGAATGATGGGCGGAGATGCTACTGGAAGGCCAGTACTTACTTTAAAATGCGAACCTAATCGAGCTGAAGAGTTGAGAGAAGCATATGAAGGTATTATTCCAGGCTACTATATGAATAAAACACATTGGAATTCAATTTATATGGATGCAGATGACGTGCCTATGGATTTAGTTGAAAATTTAATCAAACATTCGTATGAGCTAGTTTTCGGAAAGCTAACAAAAAAAGCTCAGCAGGAAATTAGTTTAATGGAAGAAATGAAGTGAGAGAAATAGTAGGATGAACACTAGTGTGTCAAAGTAAAACCCCGCGCAAAGAAGCGGGAGCAAATCCGGCGAAGAAATACTCAGGCGCAAGGGAAAACTGCTCGGGTCAGCCAAGGAACTGATCAGGCGCAAGGGAAAACTGCGGGTCAGCCAAGGAACTGATCAGGCGCAAGGGGAAACTGCTCGGGTCAGCCAAGGAACGGATCAGGTGCAAGAGAAAACTTCTCGGTTAGCCGAAGAACTGCTCAGGTCCAACTGATATTTGCTCTACCAGCAACACAATATAAGAAATTAAAAAAGAATCTGCCAGTTTCTCCAGCTTAATCGCGAAGAAAACAGATTCTTTTTTTAGCTCTATGCCTAGTTATACCCACGTTCACCAAATGGCTGAAGCTTGTCGAGCCATTTTTGTTCTAGTTTTTCTAGCTCTTTTTTGGCATCGAAATAGCCTTCTTCTTTTTTCTTCAAATATTCCACAACTTCGATATCAAAAGCATCCTTGCCGAATGTGTTGTAATCGGCTTGTAGCTTTTGATTGGTATGTGTATTTGTTTTTAACGAAAATTGAAAGCCATTTAAGCGTTTTAAATTATTGAAGCTGCCAACAAACACTTTACCATTTTGTTTATTGGTCATTGTAAAAACGCCAGCTTCGATTTTCATTTCTTTATACATTTCCTTTAGTTCTTTTTTATGGTCCATTGGAAACCCTGCTTTCTTATTTTTTTACCCAGTAGGCACTGCCATCTTCTTTTCGATCAATGAAGCCATATTCGATTAAAGAGCGACGTATTTGCACATAGTCCTCATACATCGGTTGGATCATTGCATTTAATTCTTTTTCGGAATATTGTTTCGCTTCATCGAAAAGCTTTGTCAGTGCACGGAGTATCACAATTTTATGCTTTTCACGTTTTGGGAAGCGGACAAGCTCTTTACCAATATCGTTTGGAAAGTACTTTTCAAGTAACTGCTGTTCTTCAGAAATCGTAATATTATAGCGATCGTCGACCATCGTAGCCGTTTTGTGAATCGGTACAAAGCTATCTTCTTTTTGATCTTGTTCTTTTAGTAGCTCCATCATCGCAAGAAAAGTTTTCGCTTGACGTTCCTTTTCTTTAAGGGTAAAACGATGATGACGTATTGTTGTTGCACTACCAATTTCCAGTTCTTCTTTAATTTCTTGATCTGTTTTACCTTCATAAAATAAGCGCAAAATATGACTTTGATGATCCGTTAGTCCTGTCATTTTTTTATTAAGGCCATTTAAATAATGAAAAACAGATTGATGTACAGCAGTAATATGATGCTGCATAAATTTTTCTGCCTCGTAAAGAACGCCTTCATGTGGATAAATAATACCCTGTTCAATTTTTTCCCCGCAAAGCAAACAAGTGAAGTGTGTTGCCTCATCAAGATAACCTTTTTTTATGTCTTTGATTGAAGCTTGCCAAAATAATTCATTTACATCCATTGGATATCCTCCTAAAACAAACGATTAATTATTTTGTTTGCTTATTTATATATAAAATAACAAATTGTTTGATTAAAATCAATAAAAAACACATCGCTTTATAAACGATGTGTGAAAATGTTGAATCTATTTATTTTTCTTTTTAAAAATAATGATAGATAAGATAGCTAGCACAATAATTGTGACGAAAATAATGATAATACTTGTTGAGGTACTTAGTATATTTCCATGAAGGTCATAGACAATACCATACATTATTTTATAATCTTCCACCTGTGAAGCAGGCACACCTTCGAAAACCTTGGAAATTGAGCTTTCCATAAAGGCATTACGTAATAGTAAAGTTGTATGGCTGATAGGGAAATACATAATAAGGTTTTGAGCAAAGCTTGGAAGGGCGCCGACAGGTACATAAACGCCACATAAGAAACCAATTGCAGTACCGATGATTGTTCCTAGCGTCGAAAAGGAATTTTGTGTATTGACAAATAACACAAGAAACAGATTAAAAACACTGGCAAGTAATACAGATAAAAATAATATACCGACGACGGTAACGAAATCCCTAAAGCTTAGAAGTTCACCGCCTGTTGCAACGATAAAGATTTCACAGCCAATAAGGGCGATAAGGGAGAAGATACAACCTACGATAAATGCATTGAATACATAGCTAAATTGAATGGTTGCTCGTGAAATGGGAGCAGTTAAAAAATCAGCCTGTGCTTTTGATTCTAAATCTTTTACAGCAATGCCATACGCAGCAAGTGTAGTAGAAACAGCGATCATAGATAGTAATCCAGCTACAAGCCATTCATTGACCATCGTTACTAATTCTGGCGTAGCTTCTGTCATTTGCTCAATGGCATCTACTTGCATTTTTTGAAGGAAAACAGCGTACAAAATAATGACGATAAAGACAGAAAGCAGGGAGAAGAAGACTTGTGTTTTATCACGTCTGAAAACCTTGTTATTTCGCTGAACTAAGCTATATAAAGCTCCCATTAAGCTGCACCTCCCTCGGCCATAATATGAAGAAAGACATCATCCATAGTACCTTTGATTACTTCAAAAGAGGCAATAAGCGGCTCCGCTTTTTTTAATAGTGTTAAAGCATGAAGAGTCGATTCGACCCGGACAGAGAAAATACCTTGCTTTTCTGTATAGGAGATATTATTTTCCTCAAGCCACTTTATCCCTTCAGAATTATGATGAAAAACAAGTGCCATTGAATCGTAGGCGTAATTTGTTTTAAGAGCATCTGGTGTCCCTTCAGCAACAATTTCTCCTTCCTTTAAGACGATGACTTGATGAGCGACTGTCACTTCCTCCATATAATGTGTTGTCAAAAAAACAGTCATGTTTGTTTCTAGCTGGAGCTGCTTAATGGCTTGCCAAACGAATTGACGAGTTTGTGGATCAAGACCAGTTGTCGGTTCATCTAAAAACAAAATTTTTGGTCGATGAATAAGGGCTCGAGCGATATCTGCACGCCTTTTTTGTCCGCCTGATAAAGTTCTATATTTTCGCTTTTCTATATCGTCTAAATGCAAATATGTTGAAACAAATTGATAATTTTCGGCCAATTGTGTTTTCGATAAGCCATATGTTTTGCCACGATGAAGTATGTTTTCACGTACCGTTAATCGTTCATCCAGAAGACTTTGCTGAAAAACTACGCCAATGGATTTTCGGATTTCAGCATTGTCGTTGCTTTCATCAAGTGTATAGCCATTAATTTTAACTGTACCGCTTGATTTTTTTAATAATGTACAGAGTATTTCAATGGTCGTTGATTTCCCCGCACCATTCGCACCTAAAAAGGCGAAGAGGGAGCCTTGCTCAACTGAAAACGAAATCCCCTTTACTGCCTGATGTTCACCATATTGCTTACATAGGTTTTCAACTTGTATAGCAGAGTTCATATTGTTTAATCCTTTCTTTTTTGAATTGCATGATTAATTTCTGCAATATCAATCAATTGAAGTACGTAAATAATGCACCAAACGATGAAGTAAATAATGACTTCGGATATAAGTACATACGTAATGCCAGAATGTTCAAACCACCGACCGAAATAGCCTGCCACCATAACACATAGTGTAACTGCAATAAAGTGTAGAATAAGCTGGGTTATAAATTGTAAACGCTCTATATCATAGATGAAGGACAGTGGACCTATGACAATCCCGAGTATGATGGCGATAATTATTTGCTCAAGTAATTCCGCCCCCGACCCCACCGCGTTATTAGATATGAGACTTATGGTCACTAAGACATAGGAAGAGCTAAGTGACATGAGTAAACCAATAATCATCAAGCGTAACATTTTCATATTATGAATCCCTCCCAATACCTAATTGGCGTTTTAGTTCTTTTAAATATTTCCGGCTAACATGGACAGATACATCGTTTTCTAGTATTAGTTCTGTTGTGCCAATTTTACCCATGTGAATAGAAGCAATTTTATTGATGTTAACGAGTGTTGATTTACTGACTCTAGCAAAGTCATTCGCTAATTGAGCTTCCAGTTCATATAATTTGCGTTTCGTTTCGAATTCCTGCTCTTCGGTCTGCAAAAATACTTTTGCACCCTCTGCATAAATGGAGTAAATATCTGAAATTTTTAGCATATGAATTTCCTGCTGAAAGTAGCCATCAAGCATTGTTGTTTGTGAAGTTTGGAGCTGTTTCATCAGTCGTTCAATTTGTTCGTTGTATTCCTTCGCATGTATATGAACCTCAGTTTCTTCGAGCGAGCTATTGATCGTTAATTGAATTTTCATTGGAGGCCTCCTTTACATATCTCCGCTATGGAGAAACACTGAATCAGGTAATAATAATGTAGCATAGAAAATTTCGGCTTGGAGAAAATCTTGGATAAGAGGTTAAATTTTATAAATAACAGGTTCAATTTGTACGATATATAACATTGCAAAAAAGTGATGAAGTAGTAAAATAGGCAGGTTCACGGCATAATAGAATGATACAGTCACGAGGGGTTGCTTCTATGTTTATTTTTGACAAGCATATGTTTATTACATTATGTATTGGTTTAGCAGGTGCAATTTTATTTAATTTATTACATATTCCAATGCCGTGGTTACTTGGAGCTATAGCAGCGGTGCTAATTGTTCAGTTATCGACAAAAGTACAATTGAAATGGCATAAATATTTTCGTAATTTTGGTTTAATCGTTGCGGGGTATTCCATTGGTTTTGCGTTTACACCGGAAGCGGTGCAGGATATTAAGCAATTTATAGGAAGTATGATTGTTTTAAATGTATTATTTATTGTATTGTTTTTTGGTGTTAGTTATTTAGTTGCCAAACGTGCGGATTTAGATTTTGCGACCGCGTTGACATGTTGTGTACCTGGTGGCATGTCGCAGGTTGTTGCCTTTGCCGAGGAGCAAGGGGATATGGATATGGTCTTGATTACGTTCTTTCAAATATTAAGGGTTCTTTTAATCGTCGGCTTTGTGCCATTAATGGTGTCAGGCTCTGGGGGAACTGGTGTAGTTGCCAACGGAGCGTATTCATGGAGCTTAATAGGTTTACTTGCTGTTTGTGGAGTAGCGGGTTGGCTAGCGCAAAAGGCAAAAATTCCAACAGGCTATATGCTTGGCCCAGTTTTTTTATTGATGGGCATCAATATAGCAGGGATTGACGTACCGAAATTGCCATTATCACTACTTCATATTGCGCAACTAATGCTTGGCATTTACATCGGACTTTTATTGAAAAAAGACGATCTACATTTATCGAAGAAGCATGTGTTTTACGCATTTGTATCGGCGGGTATCTTTATTGGCGCAGCATATGGCTTAACATTTATTATGAAGAGTTTATACAGCCTTGATTTTAAAACAGGCTTTTTAAGCATCGTACCAGGCGGGCTTGATCAAATGGGGATTATCGCTGCCTCCGTGCATGCAAAGGTCACAATCGTCACCGCATTTCAGCTATTCCGCGTACTGGTCGTATCCGTTTTCCTCGTTCCGTTTGTTAAAATGTTTGTGAAAAAAGTGAAAACGTAGAGTTGTAGGTGGACTTCACCGATTTTTTAGTGAAAAATAAAAATATTAAATACTGTAGATTGTCCGGATTTCGTAGCTCGGGACTTGTTGAAATATCCCAGGTTTATGATTTTTTTGAAACTTTAAAATTTATTGTAACGTCTTTAACTTCAAAGGATGAAGGGAGAAGAACATTGTTTAAATATGTGATACAACTAATTCTTGGTTGCTTGACTTTATTCATGTCAACAGCTATTTCTTGGTATGAGGGAAGTGATATTATAGATAATTCACTGGAATGGAAGTATTCAACACCATTTTCTCAGTTCTTTAATATTGAGATAAACAATGGCCAGGATATTAGTCAGCTTGATTACTTTGTCTATGCGGCTAAATTTCAACCATTTTTCCCGACTATTATGACCGTAAGTGTTATTTATATTTTTGCAGTACTTATTTTTATCATTTACCAACTAAATCGTCAATTAGCCATTATTTTGTCAGGAATAATAAGTTGTGTAGGTATTGTTAGTAGTGGCATATTTCTTAACTCTACAACCGATGGAGGGAATGTATTCTTTTGGATTACAGCTGTCGGTGCATTAATTTTTATATGTATTTCAATAAGTTTATGGTACAAAAAAATACATCGTTTAACTTACAGCCATAATAATTGATTATCGCAACATAAGCGTGCGAACTCTAGTACATAAGTCTTTGTACAAGAGCTCGCACTTTTTCAATCTTATAGCTACTTATTTTAATATTGAACCAAATGAGGATGTGATCGTGTTAAAAGCATTTTGTGTAGGTAATGGGGGATAGCAGTACCGATAGCCTTAAAAGATATACCGTCATAAGGGGTATGACGAATAAAAAAAGATTGCCCATTAGATATTACCCTAATGAACAATCCTTCGAACCGCAAAGCCCTTACCATGCACTCTAGCAAGTGCTGCCTTGATTGATCAATGAGCCAGTAAATTGTTTGATCAGCTAGCATGAATACTATCCTCATCACAATGTTTTTGTGTGCTTGCGCTACTCGCTAATTCTTGCATATTAGCTGTAAAAATCGCTATCAATCCAAACTCATTTAGAAATTGTTTGATTGACACCTTTTATTATAAAATATACTAAAACACATATGAAAAGTATTAGTAATGGAATGGATTGGCAAAGTAAAAAGAGTAGAATTTGATCAAGGAATCCT of Lysinibacillus agricola contains these proteins:
- a CDS encoding GIY-YIG nuclease family protein; the protein is MDHKKELKEMYKEMKIEAGVFTMTNKQNGKVFVGSFNNLKRLNGFQFSLKTNTHTNQKLQADYNTFGKDAFDIEVVEYLKKKEEGYFDAKKELEKLEQKWLDKLQPFGERGYN
- a CDS encoding MmcQ/YjbR family DNA-binding protein; this translates as MNKETIHAYCLKLRGTTYDHKEEWGADRYHIGGKMFGMMGGDATGRPVLTLKCEPNRAEELREAYEGIIPGYYMNKTHWNSIYMDADDVPMDLVENLIKHSYELVFGKLTKKAQQEISLMEEMK
- a CDS encoding DUF2087 domain-containing protein, whose protein sequence is MDVNELFWQASIKDIKKGYLDEATHFTCLLCGEKIEQGIIYPHEGVLYEAEKFMQHHITAVHQSVFHYLNGLNKKMTGLTDHQSHILRLFYEGKTDQEIKEELEIGSATTIRHHRFTLKEKERQAKTFLAMMELLKEQDQKEDSFVPIHKTATMVDDRYNITISEEQQLLEKYFPNDIGKELVRFPKREKHKIVILRALTKLFDEAKQYSEKELNAMIQPMYEDYVQIRRSLIEYGFIDRKEDGSAYWVKK
- a CDS encoding ABC transporter ATP-binding protein, translated to MNSAIQVENLCKQYGEHQAVKGISFSVEQGSLFAFLGANGAGKSTTIEILCTLLKKSSGTVKINGYTLDESNDNAEIRKSIGVVFQQSLLDERLTVRENILHRGKTYGLSKTQLAENYQFVSTYLHLDDIEKRKYRTLSGGQKRRADIARALIHRPKILFLDEPTTGLDPQTRQFVWQAIKQLQLETNMTVFLTTHYMEEVTVAHQVIVLKEGEIVAEGTPDALKTNYAYDSMALVFHHNSEGIKWLEENNISYTEKQGIFSVRVESTLHALTLLKKAEPLIASFEVIKGTMDDVFLHIMAEGGAA
- a CDS encoding LytTR family DNA-binding domain-containing protein gives rise to the protein MKIQLTINSSLEETEVHIHAKEYNEQIERLMKQLQTSQTTMLDGYFQQEIHMLKISDIYSIYAEGAKVFLQTEEQEFETKRKLYELEAQLANDFARVSKSTLVNINKIASIHMGKIGTTELILENDVSVHVSRKYLKELKRQLGIGRDS
- a CDS encoding YjdJ family protein, coding for MDFTDFLVKNKNIKYCRLSGFRSSGLVEISQVYDFFETLKFIVTSLTSKDEGRRTLFKYVIQLILGCLTLFMSTAISWYEGSDIIDNSLEWKYSTPFSQFFNIEINNGQDISQLDYFVYAAKFQPFFPTIMTVSVIYIFAVLIFIIYQLNRQLAIILSGIISCVGIVSSGIFLNSTTDGGNVFFWITAVGALIFICISISLWYKKIHRLTYSHNN
- a CDS encoding ABC transporter permease, producing MGALYSLVQRNNKVFRRDKTQVFFSLLSVFIVIILYAVFLQKMQVDAIEQMTEATPELVTMVNEWLVAGLLSMIAVSTTLAAYGIAVKDLESKAQADFLTAPISRATIQFSYVFNAFIVGCIFSLIALIGCEIFIVATGGELLSFRDFVTVVGILFLSVLLASVFNLFLVLFVNTQNSFSTLGTIIGTAIGFLCGVYVPVGALPSFAQNLIMYFPISHTTLLLRNAFMESSISKVFEGVPASQVEDYKIMYGIVYDLHGNILSTSTSIIIIFVTIIVLAILSIIIFKKKNK
- a CDS encoding AbrB family transcriptional regulator is translated as MFIFDKHMFITLCIGLAGAILFNLLHIPMPWLLGAIAAVLIVQLSTKVQLKWHKYFRNFGLIVAGYSIGFAFTPEAVQDIKQFIGSMIVLNVLFIVLFFGVSYLVAKRADLDFATALTCCVPGGMSQVVAFAEEQGDMDMVLITFFQILRVLLIVGFVPLMVSGSGGTGVVANGAYSWSLIGLLAVCGVAGWLAQKAKIPTGYMLGPVFLLMGINIAGIDVPKLPLSLLHIAQLMLGIYIGLLLKKDDLHLSKKHVFYAFVSAGIFIGAAYGLTFIMKSLYSLDFKTGFLSIVPGGLDQMGIIAASVHAKVTIVTAFQLFRVLVVSVFLVPFVKMFVKKVKT
- a CDS encoding YitT family protein; translated protein: MLNIVVITLSSILVAFAYNFLLIPHEILSGGLSGIAIMLGIITPLNTGVLNLLLNLPLLIIGVLKLGKRFIGYTILSVVVLSVSLYIIPIYKATQEPILASLFGGVIVGLGTGIIFRASGSSGGFDILAMLLSRKRDFPLGTLISAMNGIVVAISGFVFSWDAALLTLVSIYATGKVVDTIHTSHIKLTLMIITSKGDEVKQQLLEKLHRGVTIIDAKGAYSGEGRKVLITVITRYQLAEVKGTIKETDAKAFVNILQTTEVIGVFDRSLK
- a CDS encoding DUF3021 family protein gives rise to the protein MKMLRLMIIGLLMSLSSSYVLVTISLISNNAVGSGAELLEQIIIAIILGIVIGPLSFIYDIERLQFITQLILHFIAVTLCVMVAGYFGRWFEHSGITYVLISEVIIYFIVWCIIYVLQLIDIAEINHAIQKRKD